In Choloepus didactylus isolate mChoDid1 chromosome 18, mChoDid1.pri, whole genome shotgun sequence, a single genomic region encodes these proteins:
- the LOC119514114 gene encoding trimeric intracellular cation channel type B-like: MASVWDELTLALSRMSMFPFFDVARYLVSLMARRHQPGAEAVAMKNPLSSWFTAMLHCFGGGILSCILLAEPPLRLLADYTNILLATSIWYVAFFCPRDLVFQGYSFLPVQLLAAGMKEVTRTWKIVGGVTDANSYYKNGWIVMIAVGWARGAGGSVVMNFEQLVKGSWKPETEEWLKLS; encoded by the coding sequence ATGGCGTCTGTGTGGGACGAACTGACTCTTGCCTTGTCCCGCATGTCCATGTTTCCCTTTTTTGACGTTGCCCGCTATCTGGTGTCCCTGATGGCGAGGAGGCATCAGCCGGGGGCAGAGGCAGTGGCAATGAAGAATCCTCTTTCAAGCTGGTTTACTGCTATGCTCCACTGTTTTGGTGGAGGAATTTTATCCTGTATACTGCTTGCAGAGCCTCCTTTGAGACTTCTTGCAGACTACACTAATATATTACTGGCAACTTCaatctggtatgttgcatttttttGCCCACGTGACCTAGTTTTCCAGGGCTATTCTTTCCTACCTGTTCAACTCTTGGCTGCAGGAATGAAGGAAGTGACCAGAACTTGGAAAATAGTAGGTGGAGTCACTGATGCTAATAGCTATTACAAAAATGGCTGGATAGTCATGATAGCTGTTGGATGGGCCCGAGGTGCAGGTGGTAGCGTTGTCATGAATTTTGAACAGTTGGTAAAAGGAAGTTGGAAACCGGAaactgaagaatggctgaaatTGTCCTAA